In Nitrospirota bacterium, one DNA window encodes the following:
- a CDS encoding cysteine desulfurase codes for MKTIYLDHVATNPLHPDVLDAMLPYFKEHYGNPLSVYESGVKAREAIEDARERTASLVNAKAKEIIFTASGAEANNFALKGIAYANQSKGKHIIISRIEHHSILNTARFLEKSGFAVTYIPVDKNGIVNPADVEKAIIKETILISIIHASPEIGTIQPIAEIGKIAKKKGVIFHTDAVASVGNIPVDVQSLGVDMLTFAAHQFYGPKGAAALYVKEGIRIVPLIYGGIQEGGRRAGTENVPAIVGMGKAAELAKRDLQKRTDHVRPLRDKLIENTLKVDKVILTGHPENRLPNHASFVVEYIEGEAMMLLLAAKGIYAASGSACSSKALKASPVIISIGIPAHLAQGSVVFTLGEGTTEDDINYFNETFSQVIKRLREISPFAKGWEGLEDSTCTARK; via the coding sequence ATGAAAACAATATATCTCGACCATGTAGCAACTAATCCGTTGCATCCCGATGTCCTTGACGCGATGCTTCCTTATTTCAAGGAGCATTATGGAAATCCGTTAAGCGTATACGAGTCCGGCGTGAAGGCGCGTGAGGCCATTGAAGACGCAAGAGAACGCACAGCTTCACTGGTCAATGCCAAGGCAAAAGAGATAATCTTTACGGCAAGCGGCGCCGAGGCCAATAATTTTGCGTTGAAAGGCATTGCCTATGCCAACCAGAGCAAGGGCAAGCACATCATTATTTCCAGGATCGAACATCATTCAATTTTAAACACTGCGCGTTTCCTTGAGAAATCGGGATTCGCGGTAACCTATATTCCGGTTGACAAGAACGGGATTGTAAATCCGGCGGACGTTGAAAAGGCGATCATAAAAGAGACCATACTGATCTCCATCATTCACGCAAGCCCTGAGATCGGCACAATACAACCTATTGCCGAGATCGGCAAGATCGCAAAAAAGAAGGGTGTAATTTTTCATACGGATGCGGTTGCATCAGTCGGCAACATCCCTGTTGACGTCCAGTCACTCGGCGTAGATATGCTCACATTTGCGGCCCACCAGTTTTACGGGCCCAAAGGAGCAGCCGCACTTTACGTGAAAGAAGGTATCCGGATAGTGCCTTTGATCTACGGTGGAATACAGGAAGGCGGACGCAGGGCAGGCACTGAAAATGTCCCCGCAATAGTCGGAATGGGCAAGGCAGCGGAACTTGCAAAAAGAGACCTGCAAAAAAGGACCGACCACGTGAGGCCCCTTCGGGACAAATTGATCGAAAATACCCTCAAGGTAGATAAAGTAATACTCACGGGACACCCTGAGAACCGCCTGCCTAACCATGCAAGTTTTGTGGTGGAATATATTGAAGGCGAAGCCATGATGCTGCTCCTGGCGGCTAAAGGCATTTACGCGGCAAGCGGCTCTGCCTGCAGTTCAAAGGCCTTAAAGGCCTCGCCGGTCATAATTTCGATCGGCATCCCGGCGCACCTTGCCCAGGGCTCTGTAGTATTTACGCTCGGGGAAGGAACTACGGAAGACGACATAAATTATTTCAATGAAACATTCTCTCAAGTCATAAAACGGTTAAGAGAAATTTCCCCCTTTGCCAAGGGATGGGAAGGATTGGAGGATTCTACATGTACAGCGCGAAAGTAA
- a CDS encoding SAM-dependent chlorinase/fluorinase, whose amino-acid sequence MITLITDYGLKDSFVGMVKGVILGINSQAKIIDITHNIERHNIYEASQVIGMCYKYFPPATIHLVVVDPGVGGDRRPLLVITEDHYFIGPDNGIFTQIFEQEDSNFFKVIHLNSAHYFLPVKGSTFHGRDIFAPVAAWLSKGVDSHKFGERIHDYIKISLPKPVLSNSSAISGEVVSMDHFGNAITNITIDTIAQLAPVDSKHKFKVIYQDKQLPFVSYYAESQDQTLSATINGFGHLELFIKQNNAAELFNIKIGDPASIMLID is encoded by the coding sequence ATGATAACTTTAATAACGGACTACGGGCTGAAAGATTCCTTTGTGGGAATGGTGAAGGGTGTAATACTTGGAATAAATTCGCAGGCAAAGATAATAGACATTACTCATAATATAGAACGGCATAACATATATGAGGCCTCACAGGTAATCGGTATGTGCTATAAATATTTCCCGCCAGCCACAATCCATCTGGTTGTCGTAGACCCCGGAGTAGGCGGAGATAGAAGGCCGCTGCTTGTCATCACTGAAGATCATTATTTCATCGGCCCTGATAACGGCATATTCACTCAAATTTTTGAACAGGAGGATTCTAATTTTTTTAAGGTCATTCATTTGAACTCAGCGCATTATTTTCTGCCCGTTAAGGGCTCAACGTTTCACGGCAGAGATATATTTGCTCCGGTTGCGGCATGGCTTTCCAAAGGGGTGGATTCTCATAAATTCGGAGAACGTATTCATGATTATATTAAAATCTCCCTGCCGAAACCTGTACTTTCAAACAGCAGCGCCATCAGCGGCGAGGTGGTTTCCATGGACCATTTCGGCAATGCCATAACCAACATCACGATTGACACTATAGCGCAATTGGCCCCTGTAGATTCAAAACACAAATTTAAGGTAATCTATCAGGACAAGCAGTTGCCGTTTGTAAGTTATTACGCTGAATCTCAAGACCAGACTTTGTCCGCGACCATAAACGGCTTCGGACATCTTGAGCTTTTTATCAAACAGAACAATGCCGCTGAACTCTTCAATATTAAGATAGGCGACCCTGCAAGCATAATGCTTATCGATTGA
- the nifU gene encoding Fe-S cluster assembly scaffold protein NifU yields MYSAKVMDHFTNPRNVGEMPDADGIGTEGNPVCGDVMKIYIKVKDEKIVDAKFQTFGCGAAIAVSSMVTEMTKGMTLDEALKITKASLAEALDGLPPQKMHCSNLGADALHKAIEDYKNKQQK; encoded by the coding sequence ATGTACAGCGCGAAAGTAATGGACCACTTTACAAACCCGAGAAACGTAGGTGAAATGCCCGACGCAGACGGCATTGGAACAGAGGGCAATCCTGTCTGCGGCGACGTAATGAAGATATACATAAAGGTAAAAGACGAAAAAATAGTTGACGCGAAATTTCAGACCTTCGGCTGCGGCGCAGCCATTGCCGTATCAAGCATGGTAACGGAAATGACAAAGGGCATGACCCTTGACGAGGCCCTGAAAATTACAAAGGCCTCTCTTGCGGAAGCTCTGGATGGCCTGCCGCCCCAGAAAATGCATTGCTCAAACCTCGGCGCGGACGCATTGCACAAAGCTATCGAGGATTACAAAAACAAACAGCAGAAATAA
- a CDS encoding sulfurtransferase TusA family protein: MEDKAQLKFLDEPMIADATTDIIYMMCPMHLLTIEEKIKEITSGQVLSILTDYDGALEDIPDWCNKTGNEFIGIYEDTDHYKFYIKKLKESK, from the coding sequence TTGGAAGATAAAGCGCAGCTCAAATTTCTTGATGAGCCGATGATCGCTGATGCCACAACCGATATCATTTACATGATGTGCCCGATGCATCTGCTTACTATCGAGGAAAAAATAAAAGAAATAACATCCGGGCAGGTGCTATCAATACTGACAGACTATGACGGCGCCCTTGAAGATATTCCCGATTGGTGCAATAAAACCGGGAACGAATTCATAGGGATCTATGAAGATACTGACCATTACAAGTTTTATATCAAGAAGCTGAAGGAGTCAAAATGA
- a CDS encoding dihydroorotate dehydrogenase produces the protein MNLTTNLGKLKLTNPVMTASGTFGYGKEYSEFIDLNQLGAIVVKGISLKPMKGNPGPRICETPCGMLNAIGLQNAGLKEFIKQQLPYLRNFNTKIIVNILGTSINEYIELAEDLEAAGVDAIELNVSCPNVKKGGIVFGTDIKIFEELIRDVRRRTRLPLITKLSPNTADIKLFAKAAEDAGSDIISLINTITGMSINIKTRRSRLANITGGLSGPAIRPVAVRMVWECFKTVNVPIIGMGGIISAEDALEFVLAGASAVAVGTANFVNPRATMDILEGIKSFMTENKINSLKELTGTVKC, from the coding sequence ATGAACTTAACAACTAACTTAGGCAAACTGAAACTAACGAATCCCGTTATGACCGCCTCCGGGACATTCGGTTACGGCAAGGAATACTCCGAATTTATTGATCTGAACCAACTCGGAGCAATTGTTGTAAAGGGCATATCCCTGAAACCGATGAAGGGCAATCCCGGACCGCGCATCTGTGAGACGCCCTGTGGAATGTTGAATGCCATTGGCCTGCAGAATGCGGGGCTGAAAGAGTTTATCAAACAGCAGCTACCCTATTTGAGGAATTTCAATACAAAGATAATAGTGAATATCCTCGGCACCTCCATTAATGAATACATTGAACTTGCGGAGGACCTGGAAGCCGCTGGAGTCGACGCCATTGAGCTGAATGTCTCCTGTCCGAATGTTAAAAAGGGAGGCATCGTCTTCGGAACGGACATTAAAATCTTTGAAGAATTGATACGGGACGTAAGACGCAGGACCCGTCTGCCGTTGATTACTAAACTTTCGCCAAATACAGCCGATATAAAGTTATTTGCAAAGGCTGCGGAAGATGCGGGGAGCGACATCATATCATTAATTAATACAATTACCGGAATGAGCATCAATATAAAAACAAGACGGTCCCGTCTCGCAAATATAACTGGAGGGTTATCAGGCCCTGCCATCAGGCCTGTTGCCGTCAGGATGGTTTGGGAATGTTTCAAAACGGTTAACGTCCCGATTATCGGCATGGGCGGGATAATCTCTGCAGAAGACGCCCTTGAATTTGTTCTCGCAGGCGCGAGCGCTGTCGCTGTGGGCACCGCGAATTTTGTCAACCCGAGAGCTACAATGGATATACTTGAGGGAATAAAATCTTTTATGACGGAAAACAAGATCAATTCACTAAAAGAATTAACAGGGACAGTTAAATGTTAG
- a CDS encoding B12-binding domain-containing radical SAM protein: MKLLLISLQSNASLVGIKYIAANVRSQRHEVRILLLPGYLESTLHPEIETFVRNYNPDLIGIGLMSIEFYPAKNLTRLLKEKFDIPVIWGGLHVILKPDECIKYADYVCGGEGENAVVALLEHLRDKGRNVVPDISNIWVNDNGSIIKKEAAPEVDLDRLPIIEYLPDYYYVFHNGQIISFAQHPKLFRSYSLYGGTCHMMITTRGCPFYCGYCANAYTMTVFGKKIRKRSVENCIEELKLVKKDPYVIYINFEDDWFFSHDREWMKRFCEEYKEHINLPFMVRVFPGVLDREKLFMLKDAGLSLVIMGVQTGSDRVNFEIYNRKVRFSSVIKAAELISESKVAPYYEMIVDNPYETEKDQMDCIDSMAKLKRPYTISLAHLTFFPGTLLTERAVKEKIVDPDAYLTRYMVKIDKTYFNKLLYMTPYIPRFLIKFLNKPEASRNFIHRLLTNCFFFFVKRTIEPAVFFFVLTRGLKYNFNWTARTVLGNWKSALAKLLFNFLGKSDMKFDKRLELVKKEMPELFEK, encoded by the coding sequence ATGAAATTACTTCTCATTTCCTTACAATCAAACGCCTCTCTGGTGGGCATTAAATACATAGCCGCCAATGTCCGCTCTCAGAGGCACGAGGTCAGGATATTGCTGCTGCCCGGTTATCTGGAAAGCACACTGCATCCCGAGATCGAGACATTTGTCCGTAATTACAATCCTGATCTTATCGGAATAGGGCTGATGTCAATCGAGTTTTACCCCGCAAAAAACCTTACCCGTCTTTTGAAGGAGAAGTTTGATATCCCTGTGATCTGGGGAGGGCTTCATGTGATTTTGAAACCTGATGAATGTATCAAATACGCGGATTATGTTTGCGGCGGGGAAGGGGAGAATGCTGTTGTTGCATTGTTAGAGCATCTCAGAGACAAAGGGAGGAATGTTGTTCCTGATATTTCAAATATCTGGGTAAATGATAACGGCAGCATTATTAAAAAAGAAGCAGCGCCGGAAGTGGACCTCGACAGGCTGCCGATAATTGAATACCTGCCGGATTACTATTATGTCTTTCATAACGGACAGATAATTAGTTTTGCTCAACACCCGAAACTGTTCCGCAGTTATTCTCTTTACGGCGGCACCTGTCATATGATGATAACGACGCGTGGATGTCCTTTTTACTGCGGGTACTGCGCCAATGCCTACACGATGACGGTGTTCGGCAAAAAGATCAGGAAGAGATCGGTTGAGAATTGCATAGAGGAATTGAAGCTGGTCAAAAAAGACCCCTATGTCATTTATATCAATTTTGAAGACGACTGGTTCTTCTCCCATGACCGCGAGTGGATGAAAAGGTTTTGCGAGGAATATAAGGAACACATCAACCTGCCGTTTATGGTCCGGGTGTTCCCCGGAGTGCTGGACCGGGAAAAGTTATTCATGCTGAAAGACGCTGGATTGAGTCTCGTTATTATGGGGGTACAGACCGGCAGTGACAGGGTCAATTTTGAGATCTATAACAGGAAGGTCCGTTTCTCATCGGTAATAAAGGCTGCGGAGTTGATCTCTGAAAGCAAGGTCGCTCCGTATTATGAAATGATCGTGGACAATCCGTATGAGACGGAAAAAGACCAGATGGATTGCATTGACTCGATGGCCAAACTGAAAAGGCCGTACACGATCTCTCTTGCGCATCTGACCTTCTTTCCCGGAACACTTTTAACTGAGAGAGCGGTCAAGGAAAAGATCGTTGATCCTGACGCGTATCTCACAAGATATATGGTCAAGATCGACAAGACTTATTTTAATAAATTACTTTACATGACCCCGTATATCCCGCGTTTTTTAATTAAATTTCTAAACAAACCGGAAGCCTCAAGGAATTTCATACATCGGTTGCTTACAAATTGCTTTTTCTTTTTTGTGAAAAGGACCATAGAGCCGGCGGTGTTCTTCTTTGTCCTGACAAGAGGCTTGAAGTATAACTTTAACTGGACGGCGCGGACGGTTTTAGGCAACTGGAAGTCAGCGTTGGCAAAGCTACTGTTTAACTTCCTGGGTAAGAGCGACATGAAGTTTGACAAGAGATTAGAGTTGGTAAAAAAAGAAATGCCGGAGCTTTTTGAAAAATAG
- a CDS encoding 1,4-dihydroxy-6-naphthoate synthase: MNTLSLGYSPCPNDTFIFYALIHGRINTNDIKFKEVLLDVETLNQKALNAELDLTKVSCHAFGHLRDKYRLLRAGGALGRSCGPLVVVKHDYTMKELLGKKIAIPGKLTTAFLLLQLYDPAFFSPSALCPLPSAFVEMPFHRIMDAVANEEVDAGLIIHESRFTYPSYGLKQVIDLGEWWEEETGLPIPLGGILAKRSLGDMIIEKLNSLIKKSVEYAFGNRSEPMEYIKKHSQELSYDVINQHINLYVNDYSLDIGTEGENAVTELLSRAEEAGIIPKATTLYFK, translated from the coding sequence ATGAACACTCTTTCACTCGGTTACTCCCCCTGCCCTAACGACACCTTTATCTTCTATGCCTTGATTCACGGCAGGATTAATACAAATGATATTAAATTCAAAGAGGTCCTCCTTGACGTTGAAACCCTGAATCAAAAAGCGCTGAATGCCGAACTCGATCTGACTAAAGTCTCCTGCCATGCATTCGGTCACCTGAGAGATAAATATAGACTCCTGCGAGCTGGAGGCGCGCTTGGAAGAAGCTGCGGCCCCCTCGTAGTGGTGAAACACGATTACACAATGAAAGAACTGCTCGGCAAAAAGATCGCCATCCCCGGAAAATTGACTACCGCCTTTTTGTTGCTGCAACTTTATGACCCCGCTTTTTTTTCACCCTCTGCCCTCTGCCCTCTGCCCTCTGCCTTTGTTGAAATGCCTTTTCACAGAATAATGGACGCAGTTGCAAATGAAGAAGTTGACGCCGGCCTGATAATCCATGAAAGCAGGTTCACGTATCCTTCTTATGGGTTAAAGCAGGTGATCGATCTCGGCGAATGGTGGGAGGAAGAGACCGGCCTGCCCATTCCCCTTGGAGGCATTCTTGCGAAAAGGTCCCTTGGTGACATGATTATTGAAAAGCTTAATTCGTTAATCAAAAAAAGCGTTGAATACGCCTTTGGCAATCGCAGCGAACCGATGGAGTATATTAAAAAACATTCCCAGGAACTTTCATACGATGTCATCAATCAGCACATTAACCTGTACGTAAATGATTACTCTCTTGATATCGGCACTGAAGGTGAAAACGCCGTAACAGAACTCCTCTCAAGAGCGGAAGAAGCAGGAATTATTCCTAAAGCAACTACCTTGTATTTCAAATAA
- a CDS encoding HDOD domain-containing protein — protein MDIISKDELIKKVGDLKVLPFVARKVLETLKDESCTIDDLTNIIEKDQTIAARVLKISNSAMYGLRQEVTSLHQAILILGFKTIRSLVLSVSTRSLYKNFGMKEKILWDHSVGAAIAAKTISAGFGSEIVEVSFIGGLMHDFGKVVMNNETPDIFAEVIMKIYNEGADSVAAEEEIYGYNHAEIGAGVVEKWGFSPLLVEILKNHHLKGIKLPGIKDPLIAKGIAIANLADYICKFLGIGYRDPDDTIELYKLPSAVFLNLHKDRLNTLVNNIEDTYNTEKAIFE, from the coding sequence GACCCTGAAAGATGAAAGCTGTACCATTGATGATCTTACCAATATTATAGAGAAGGACCAGACAATCGCGGCAAGAGTTTTAAAAATATCAAACAGCGCGATGTACGGCTTAAGACAGGAAGTCACCAGCCTTCATCAGGCTATCCTGATCCTTGGATTTAAAACCATCAGAAGCCTGGTCCTGTCTGTTTCGACAAGGTCGCTTTATAAAAATTTCGGAATGAAAGAAAAAATATTATGGGACCATTCGGTCGGCGCGGCCATTGCCGCTAAAACGATCTCTGCCGGCTTCGGCTCTGAAATAGTAGAGGTTTCCTTCATAGGCGGTCTCATGCATGATTTCGGAAAAGTTGTGATGAATAACGAGACGCCGGATATCTTTGCCGAGGTGATAATGAAAATTTACAATGAAGGAGCTGACTCGGTAGCCGCCGAAGAAGAGATTTATGGATATAACCATGCCGAGATCGGCGCAGGAGTTGTGGAGAAGTGGGGGTTCTCGCCTCTTCTTGTGGAAATTCTGAAAAACCACCATTTGAAGGGCATAAAACTTCCGGGTATTAAAGACCCCTTAATTGCAAAAGGCATCGCTATTGCAAACCTTGCTGACTATATTTGCAAGTTCCTGGGAATAGGATACAGGGACCCTGACGATACGATCGAACTGTATAAACTTCCTTCAGCAGTTTTTCTTAATTTGCATAAAGACAGGCTGAATACTTTAGTTAATAATATTGAAGATACTTATAATACAGAAAAAGCCATCTTTGAGTGA
- a CDS encoding SGNH/GDSL hydrolase family protein, with amino-acid sequence MGKKKRFLSVLLYVIFLIIVIEGSARIAFLMPEVSSGLWEDEDYWWRRMWVQRHQNSGNEIFYKFDIYDPSKGWISKPNLRDMKVFGNKVLNTNSKGFRGKKDYSYDKDQNRVRILIFGDSFTFGDEVSDNETYSYYLQEMLPNIEVINMGVHGYGHDQMLILLREEGIRYKPDIVIIGFLPMDMSRNLLRFRDYAKPKFIFDDGTLKTVGVPVPSPDYILKWDWATLKIFHIYSIFRHRYMESTGLLKKEQEEITAAILNEIIKVTDNINAVPVFVYLPSGNEITDKTRLTQDERFFFSMCQTNNKAKCFSLRPYFSEKITKGAAFNVHGHWGPEGHLAAADAIKRYLIEGGYVVLP; translated from the coding sequence ATGGGTAAGAAGAAGAGATTTCTTAGTGTTTTGCTGTATGTCATTTTCTTAATCATTGTAATTGAGGGTTCGGCAAGGATAGCTTTTTTAATGCCCGAAGTTTCTTCAGGACTTTGGGAAGATGAAGACTATTGGTGGCGTCGTATGTGGGTTCAAAGGCATCAAAATTCCGGCAATGAAATTTTCTATAAATTTGATATTTATGACCCCTCAAAAGGATGGATATCAAAGCCCAATCTTAGAGATATGAAAGTATTCGGCAACAAAGTATTAAATACCAACTCAAAAGGGTTCAGGGGGAAAAAGGATTATTCTTATGACAAGGACCAAAATAGAGTGCGGATATTGATTTTTGGAGACTCCTTTACATTCGGTGATGAAGTAAGCGATAACGAAACATATTCTTACTATCTCCAGGAGATGCTACCCAATATCGAGGTCATAAACATGGGCGTGCATGGCTACGGACATGATCAGATGCTGATTTTACTCAGGGAAGAAGGCATAAGATATAAACCGGATATTGTAATCATAGGCTTCCTTCCTATGGATATGTCAAGAAACCTCCTCAGATTCAGGGACTACGCAAAACCGAAATTCATTTTTGATGATGGAACACTCAAGACTGTAGGCGTTCCGGTCCCAAGCCCTGATTATATCCTGAAGTGGGACTGGGCTACTCTTAAAATTTTCCATATATATTCTATTTTTCGCCACCGATATATGGAATCAACCGGGTTGCTCAAAAAAGAACAAGAAGAGATTACAGCGGCTATATTGAACGAAATCATAAAAGTAACAGATAATATTAATGCGGTTCCAGTTTTCGTATATCTACCGTCTGGAAACGAAATTACCGATAAAACCAGACTGACGCAGGACGAGAGGTTTTTTTTCTCTATGTGCCAGACAAACAATAAAGCCAAATGCTTCTCCCTCAGGCCATACTTCTCAGAAAAAATTACAAAAGGAGCGGCTTTCAATGTTCATGGACACTGGGGGCCTGAAGGTCATCTTGCTGCAGCCGATGCAATCAAACGTTATCTGATTGAGGGGGGATACGTTGTTTTACCGTAA
- a CDS encoding Rrf2 family transcriptional regulator: MKAFHIALVLKTILDRFSKLLYSIFMLRLSTKSQYGVRAMFELAKNYDNGPLTIKEIAEKQDVSVAYLEQLLNKLRRSKLISSRKGPGGGYSISKKPEEISINMILNALEGPVTITQCLGPSAKGCNRIEKCVTRLLWKSLGEKIEDFLETISLNDLLKEEAKKTR; this comes from the coding sequence TTGAAGGCTTTTCATATAGCCCTTGTGCTGAAAACAATACTTGACAGGTTTAGTAAACTATTATATTCTATTTTCATGCTCAGGCTATCTACAAAGTCTCAATACGGGGTAAGGGCCATGTTTGAGCTGGCCAAAAATTATGATAATGGCCCCTTGACAATTAAGGAGATTGCCGAAAAGCAGGATGTTTCCGTCGCGTATCTTGAACAACTGTTGAACAAGCTGCGCAGGTCAAAGCTTATTTCAAGCCGGAAAGGGCCGGGCGGCGGTTATTCAATAAGCAAAAAACCTGAAGAGATAAGCATCAATATGATCCTGAACGCACTTGAAGGGCCGGTCACCATCACACAGTGCCTCGGCCCCTCTGCCAAAGGCTGTAATCGCATTGAGAAGTGTGTGACGCGGCTGCTCTGGAAATCTCTCGGCGAGAAGATAGAAGACTTTCTTGAGACGATAAGCCTTAATGACTTGCTGAAAGAAGAGGCAAAAAAGACGAGGTGA
- a CDS encoding B12-binding domain-containing radical SAM protein, whose protein sequence is MRLLLISLQSNAYVTGLKYIAANARAHGHNVRVLLLPGYLENKLSPAIEDFILDYSPDLIGVGLMSIEFYPAKNLTRLLKEKFNIPVIWGGVHVILNPDECLKYADYTCCADGERAVVSLLEHLRTKGRDVVPEIPNVWARINGQISKQPIAPPEKNLDSLPFQEYLPDYFYGFHKDGIYNFAQNQRLFRKFALYGGTCHMMLTTRGCPFKCAYCGNSAFMSIYGKNVRERSVANVIAELKEVKKNPYVLYINIQDDCFFAHNREWIKEFCTEYKKHINLPFLVRVIPTMMDREKLFMLRGAGLSWIVMGIQSGSDRVNFEVYNRKIKFTSVEKAAGIIAETRAAPFYELIVDNPYETEDEKRETITAVSQLNKPYTASLAHLTFFPGTPLAERAVKDNIVSPDAYLYRYIVKIDKTYLNKLLDITPYIPKAVVKFLNKPEASRRVMHRILLNSLVPVIKRTIEPAVYFFITTRALDYNISWTIRTVRGGWRSAISRVIFNFLGKGDLKYDQKMEWARKNMPALFEN, encoded by the coding sequence ATGAGATTACTGCTTATTTCATTACAATCTAACGCATATGTTACGGGGCTGAAATACATCGCCGCGAATGCGCGCGCTCACGGGCATAATGTCCGCGTATTGCTTCTTCCCGGATATCTTGAAAACAAACTGAGTCCTGCGATCGAGGATTTTATTTTAGATTACAGTCCCGATCTGATCGGCGTGGGACTGATGTCAATTGAATTTTATCCCGCGAAAAACCTTACCCGTCTTTTAAAAGAGAAGTTTAACATTCCGGTAATATGGGGCGGGGTGCATGTAATTTTGAACCCTGATGAATGTTTGAAATATGCCGACTACACATGCTGCGCCGATGGCGAGAGGGCGGTTGTTTCTTTGCTTGAACATTTAAGGACAAAAGGGCGGGATGTTGTCCCGGAAATTCCCAATGTGTGGGCCAGGATAAACGGGCAAATATCAAAACAACCTATTGCTCCGCCGGAGAAGAATCTCGACTCGCTTCCTTTCCAGGAATATCTGCCGGACTACTTCTACGGATTTCATAAAGATGGGATATATAATTTCGCGCAGAACCAGCGCCTCTTCCGCAAGTTTGCGTTGTACGGCGGCACATGCCACATGATGCTGACGACCAGAGGGTGTCCTTTTAAATGCGCGTATTGCGGCAACTCCGCCTTCATGTCAATTTACGGCAAGAACGTCAGGGAGAGGTCTGTTGCAAATGTAATCGCGGAGCTGAAAGAGGTGAAGAAGAATCCTTATGTGCTTTACATAAATATTCAGGACGACTGCTTCTTCGCGCACAACCGCGAATGGATCAAAGAATTCTGTACGGAATACAAAAAGCATATAAACCTCCCGTTCCTTGTGCGTGTGATACCCACGATGATGGACAGGGAAAAATTGTTCATGCTCAGAGGCGCGGGGTTAAGCTGGATCGTCATGGGAATTCAGAGCGGCAGCGACAGGGTCAATTTTGAAGTCTACAACAGAAAGATTAAATTCACATCAGTTGAGAAGGCGGCAGGTATAATTGCCGAAACAAGGGCCGCGCCGTTCTATGAACTGATTGTAGATAATCCATACGAGACGGAGGATGAAAAAAGGGAGACCATTACTGCTGTTTCACAATTAAATAAACCTTACACTGCCTCATTGGCCCATCTGACTTTCTTTCCGGGCACTCCCCTTGCGGAAAGGGCAGTGAAAGACAATATCGTCTCCCCTGATGCGTACCTGTACAGGTACATAGTCAAAATAGACAAGACATATTTAAACAAGCTGCTTGATATTACTCCCTACATTCCAAAGGCGGTTGTAAAGTTCCTCAATAAGCCGGAGGCATCAAGAAGAGTGATGCACCGGATACTTTTAAACAGTTTAGTTCCCGTTATAAAGAGGACCATTGAACCGGCTGTATATTTTTTCATTACCACACGGGCCTTGGATTACAACATAAGCTGGACAATAAGGACAGTCCGCGGCGGGTGGAGATCTGCAATATCAAGAGTCATCTTTAATTTCCTCGGCAAAGGCGATCTCAAATATGATCAGAAGATGGAATGGGCCAGGAAAAACATGCCGGCGCTGTTTGAGAATTAA